The window CCATTACAGTGTTCAACTCTATTCTGTGGCTTTCCGCCTTTTAAAGTCTTTTACAGTGTGTCTGAGAGGGATTCTTCTGTACAATACATTTCGCTTCCATTAAATTATATCCTGTACTGTGGCAGATTTCCCCtggacatttaaaaatgaattccaCTCTGACTGTACAGTAGCTGCTGAAAAAGTCTCGGTCTTTATCACTCATCCCGAACCAAAAGTGTTATCTTCTCTTCTATTGTATTCTATTGAGTTTGGCTACCAGCCTGCCTGTTTGGTGTTGATCTGAAACTGATCTGCAGATTATACTGATTTCACCAACACACCTAATTCATAATGGTAATCATCCaatacatatttcatatttacatgGATAATTACTAATTTGGTTAATTAAAATCAACAGCAAGTCTAATCTCATCTCCATGCTGTTGTGTGGTCATGTTTCATCGTTGAAAACACTACTACTCATCCACGGACAAAAAGCTGACAGAATGCACTCACTATCTTGCATTATGTAGAGGCTCTAATTATATAGCGTGAATCATTTACGTATCTTCCAATTAACGATCATTTGCATGTCTTATAGACGAGCCAAGGAACGGAGAGGGCATGAGACTGCGTGTGTTCGTGTACTtcctttgtgtttatgtgtttactGGggtgtatctgtatgtgtgcattCAGCGTATTACCACAAATGTATGTGTGCCATcgtatgtaagtgtgtgtgtcttccccTGAGGCTTGCTTGCTAATAATCACAGATAGctgatgcagagagagagagagagagagagagagagagagagagagagagagagagagacatggtcAGTGATCAGTAGAGAGAAGGCCATCCTACCCATCTGGAGGATCAGCACACCCTTCTgactttgtgtatgtgtgtgtgtgtgtgtgtgtgtgtgtgtgtgtgtgtgtgtgtgtgtgtgtgtgtgtgtgtgtgtgtgtgtgtgtgtgtgtgtacaggctagatagatagacagacagacatgggGATGGATGAAATCTCAGTTGAAATCTCAGTGAGAGTGACAGTAATTATATCTGCTAATTGGGGAAGTTATAGTTTTGGAATATGGGaacaccaaaaaagaaaacagtgtttaGACGTTGCCTTTCCTGGTCCTCTGAAATGGCCATATATTCCTGGCTGTTACACAACCATGCAGAGTGACCGAATTTATATTACTGATTACAAacgtgaaagtgtgtgtgtgtgtgtgtgtgtgtgtgcatgtgtgagtctGAACAGTGAATGTGTCAACTTGATGTATGTCCTGCCATTACCACCTATTTCTATGGGCCTACCTCCGGCCCATAGTGGCTCTATGCagccctctctctttctctctcttaatctatggttctctctctttccccagCCTCTGTCATTCTCTGCTTCAATagttatttctttctctctgcctgctgAAGCCCAATGACCCAAGCAAAGTCTGCCAATAGTTTAGGACTGCAGGGCATTGTACAGCACAGTAAGCCAGATGTTTACgaagtgcataaaaaaaaaaggattcaccAGACAGTTAATATGGTAATGTatcacagaaaacaataatgCACAAAATAATTATCTGTGAGAACAATATCTCTCCTAAAAGCAGGGACATATTTTATcaccaaagaaaatattttgtactATCAATAAACAAAGCCATTATTCTTCGCACTTTATAGCATATCATTGATATGACTGGACTGTAAGTGGAATTACCAATAAAACACTTAGGAGACAAAGAGTCTGTAGAGAGTAGCTAGATTTATGTCCCATGATGGAGATTTGCAATTAGCTGTTAATCAGgtctagaaaaaaaaaggtgtgctGTGAACACAGCCATCTCTGCCTACTAATGGGTGTAGTCATTAATAATTGAGAGACATGCATGATTACCACATAAATAGGGTTTTACAAATCTGATGAAAAGCAATTCCAATCTACACATTGCTTTATATATTGCATATACATACTTTATGAATGACATCTACACGTTCTATGCATACTCTATACATAGATGTTTTCAGGTACAATATTGTACAACAACCAGATTTGCAGTGTATATGTTAGTAACTACCATCGTCATTATATTCTTTTGAACACCTGTGTTTTTATGCTAGAATAAACTTAACCTACAGACATCCGCCATTAAAGAGCAAcgttgcattaaaaaaaaaaagataaacaatttGTATTACTATTAAAGCACACTGTTCCATACTTGCCTTTTCAGATCGTTATTCGTAAGCATCTCTTTATTGAGGCGTAATAAGACAAAAATCCCAGCGTTACAGCAGCACAGTTGACTGAATGAACCTTGACAAATAACTCATTCCACCCTCTGGCTTATAAAATGCTTATTGCACTGGTTATTTGTTACCTTAGCCCACTTTCAAGTCATATCCTAATCAACTGCCAGGTGCAACAACCCAGTTATTGCCCATTAGTTTTGCCTGAATTTGCTGCTCTGTGCATCACTGCCTAGAGAGGTCGTCTGCAATGACAGCAGCATGAAACAGGAGCGAATCGGAAATGATGCAGATTGGCTGCAACCcacatctttattttgttctgcattcTTAAAATGTTCCTGTCCCGTATTCTCTCATCTCACACCTATTGCTACTTAATCTTTGAGGGTTTGGACGATTCCATGCTCTACTTAACACTGAACTAAACAAGGTTTACTGAAGGCAGCACAATGGGAGGCTACTCTCTTCGGGGACGTTGATGCATTATCTATACCATCTTCTGATTATGCATGCATGGACACTTTAAGTTGGgtttcatgtttgtgtgagagtgttGTGTGTACTTTCAAGCGTGCGTGTCTTTATTTCAAGCCAAATGTTGATATTTCACCATGGCTGAATTTGGGTTACGTGAATAATAAAGTCACTCCATGGggtgactctgtgtgtgtgtgtgtgtgtgtgtgtgtgtgtgtgtgtgtgtgtgtgtgtttctctgaatgttCCACAGGGAGAGAGTGAACCCCAGGCGGCATTACTCACGGCCTGTTTTGACACATgcctgcgcacacacacacacacacacacacacacacacacacacacacacacacacacacacacacacacacacacacacacactgaaagcaCTATGAGCACAGACAGGCCCCAGTGCACACGTCCTGATAGATAATCACTACAGAACACATATGTACATGCAGTTAGAAATGCACAGAGACAAGTGAATACCACccctccacaaacacactgcttttAGAAGAGCCATTGGTCTATGCCAGTGTAAGTAggttattaaagttattaaaaaatatccCATAATCCTTGGGTAGCTCATATGCAATAACACTGGGAGgggctctgtctctctctctcccccaaaTACTTAAAACATACCGTATGCACTCACCAGGTGTTTGCAAATGATATAGCAAATGAGATACAGTATGAACTACAGTAAGTAGTCTGTGAGGACAAAACCTGGCGAGCAAGAttgcagaaaaagaagagaaaaaggtgCAATGCAAGCACTCCTTAACTGATAGTAATTAGGATTCATTCAGCTGACTAACTGAAACCCACTTTTATGTTAATATGAGCAGATTTAAGGTTGTGACTCCAAAGAATATTCATTTTTGTACTTGTGTTCCCTTGTTTCCTGCTGAACTATTAGTGGTATCATTCTTTAACTGAGAGGCTTCATACCTGTATTTCAAAACAACGGAGAAAATAATTGGATTTGGTAAACGTCTCTTTCATGCTGGAATAAATATTAACTTATGATGCAGATCCAGGAATTGGTCCTCACATCTGTCTGTAATTAGAAGCTATGTGAGCTTAACAATTTAGGAAAATCAAAGCTCAACATCCCCAAATGAATCAGGTATGGACATTCTTGCATCAAAGCTGATTTGAAGAGAATCAGATTGTCACTTCATGATGTGACAGCCCTCCCTGTCTGCCGGCTCTGTGGTCTCCGGAGGGCGTCACCTGTTCTGGCTCCCTGCCTGGCTATAGAAGCTGTCTCTCTCCCCTGACGTCTTTCCTGAGTTTGATTACATTTgctgtcctcttttttttttgctgcaccGCACAGCACACCTCTCCACTTAATCCTGCAGCCAAGATGCCACCCATACTGTTAGTTCATTCCTTCCAATTTCGGTTAGATGTTTAATTTATGATGTATTTGGGTTAACccaaaaaatcctttaaatcaTGTGTCCAGCCTCCCCTCTTTGCCCTTCCTTAAGCCAGGTTGTGACAATGGCTATTCACCACAAGCTTAAGACCCATAAGCTGGAAACCCCTGTTTTATACAAAAGACATTCACCTTCCTGGTGAATCTGACACTGCTGTAATTACGGTGAGCACACAAAGGGAAAGGTATCAacatggtgtaaaaaaaaacacaacaacaatcaaGCATCCATCCATTTCTCATGAACCgaacaaacagaataaaaacaatgacgAGGAGAGAGACTGCGAGTGTAGGTGTGTGGGCAGGAATATGGGGTTACCTATTACGAGTTTTATCAACAGTATATACAGTGGAAGCAAAAGGAGAAGAGTGTTTTTGTACAAATCAGTCTGAATGGGAGATAGTCTGTTATCTACATGCCTTGAGGGCTAGGTgaggctctctctctccagtaCAGCAGGTGTACAACAAGTGACAAACGGAGTCTCCTTGTTATTGGCTCAGGTGACATCCTATAGCCCTGCCTGTGTTCTTTCTGGCCAGTCGGGGCTTAAAACATGAAACTCAACTCTTTAAGGCCATTAACTTAGGCAATAAGAGTGTGAAACTTCCTTTTCAAACCCCAGTGACAAACAGATTATGTCACTAAAGAGATGTGATCACATTCAGACCAGGTGGATGATTGCGTAAAGGACACTGATTGAGCCATATAGATTTTATGTCATCACTGCAGATGGCAATGCTGCCTGTATTCATTGCTTCAAAACTCCACTACAATATgaaataattgttgtttttttaaggtgaaAGTAGCATATATTTACCTCCACATAGGGCACCACTTTGCAGGTGAATTCCCCCAGCAGCCAGGACTTTGTCAGCTCATGAAAGACCACCATGGGCAGGCAGAATAAGATGAGCACAAAATCCCAGACAGCCAAGTTGGCCAGCAGCGAGTTGGAGATGCTCTTCATGTAATAGTTCTGGCACACGATGCACAGGATGGCAATGTTGCCGGCTATGCCCACCAGAAAAATGACCCCTGAGACGCAAGTGATCGCGTAAGCGCCGTAGGTCTCGCTTGTCACCGGGTAAAAGGGGTTCTTGATCTCGTCCCCGAAATCCTGCGAGCTGGGAGGGGTGATCGGCGTGGCGTCCCAGGGGTTCTCCTCCCTGAAAGTGAAGAACTCGGACCTCCTGGTGAAAAGGTCAAAGGGCAGGTCGGTGGAGGTGAGGGCCACCGGCTTGGGGAGGGGTTCCCACGACGAGGCGtgaggctgaggctgagccAAAACCCCCGAGCTTTTGTTCAGCCGGTTTCTCCCCCTCTTGGAGGCTTTCTTCTGCTCGTCTTTTGTGCCTCTCTTGTGTCGGTCGCCCTCCTCGggaccccctcctcctcctcggcccATTGAAGGAGGCTTAAGCGCATTGTAGTGTCCACCTGCTGGCGTCCCCGTACTACTAAGACCGCCATTCAACTTTATCCTCTTATTGTGGTGGCGCGTCGGCTCCCAATGTGGGGACCCCTCCACGGGTGTCACCGTCCTACTGTAGTCCCGTTTGCTGTGTCCAATTCGCCTGGTTTCTCCTGCAACCACCCTCTTCCAGGGACGGTGAGTGGAGTTCAGGGGCCCTCGCAGAGCCGCCCGCTGCGCCTGCGGTTCCGCACCTGTGGCGTACCCGGACGAGAGCGCCCGGTCCCAGGCTTTGTTTTGGTGACTCTCCCGTGGGGACCCGTGGAAAGTCCTGGCAGAGTACACGCTTGCGTTGCTGTAACCTTTAGCTCGGACTTCTCCATTGTTTCTGAGAGATAGTAGTAGGTGTGCGTGGGCTAGTAACACAAACAACGTCCTAGGCGGCAGAATCTGCATGATCCAGGAATTATTGAgcgcagatttttttttttttttaatcctcacAAGTGCATCTTCATACCTCtgtggaggggggtgggggtcgggaggagggaggggggggttacTCCTCCATTCAGTCAACACCCATGTTGCAAACGGAACAGTGTGCAGGAAACAGCTGCAT is drawn from Anoplopoma fimbria isolate UVic2021 breed Golden Eagle Sablefish chromosome 23, Afim_UVic_2022, whole genome shotgun sequence and contains these coding sequences:
- the gpr37b gene encoding prosaposin receptor GPR37b, with the protein product MQILPPRTLFVLLAHAHLLLSLRNNGEVRAKGYSNASVYSARTFHGSPRESHQNKAWDRALSSGYATGAEPQAQRAALRGPLNSTHRPWKRVVAGETRRIGHSKRDYSRTVTPVEGSPHWEPTRHHNKRIKLNGGLSSTGTPAGGHYNALKPPSMGRGGGGGPEEGDRHKRGTKDEQKKASKRGRNRLNKSSGVLAQPQPHASSWEPLPKPVALTSTDLPFDLFTRRSEFFTFREENPWDATPITPPSSQDFGDEIKNPFYPVTSETYGAYAITCVSGVIFLVGIAGNIAILCIVCQNYYMKSISNSLLANLAVWDFVLILFCLPMVVFHELTKSWLLGEFTCKVVPYVEVASLGVTTFTLCALCIDRFRAATNVQMYYEMIENCTSTTAKLAVIWIGALLLALPELLIRQLVVEDTGIPDEPPVERCIIRISTSLPDMLYVLGLTYEGARLWWCFGCYFCLPTLFTIGCSLVTARKIRRAEQASVRSNKKQIRLESQMNCTVVALAIVYGACVVPENICNIVSAYMAAGVPEHTMSVLHLLSQLLLFCRAAVTPALLLLLCRPLGRAFLDCCCCCCCNHAPSSATGSDDNEHECTTELELSPFSTIRRELSNYTPAGSNC